One genomic region from Oryzias melastigma strain HK-1 linkage group LG19, ASM292280v2, whole genome shotgun sequence encodes:
- the dclre1a gene encoding DNA cross-link repair 1A protein, producing MSQKDDSENDIWEYKPLQKKRKRNDSPSGTSRRSTSKKTKKQTSVSVKSNANNKAAESRNRTTTGNVDTRISSKSHNVPLNASQTKDSTQSDSNAASEEPSEDFCPVCQMPFSILVVQTQRWHIAECLDNIKDTCKECPDGLQCSSTIPSHYKNFNHTLLAHSRANSDTAILTRSQDAAVSPSQVTVCTFGESQASSPPSSSHSLTGTPPSKPTNGLLLLRSPGPEDFKKKKGWSTKHQKSIVSSQELSSTPVKENTPTEACDPLPEEESNSKDDEEISFSPLSELPETLFNSDACKNENSMTLFNDSFSEDELLVDFIDGNVDATGVPGRDPASSDAHLLSFSSLARNQEAASSFAANRDKSDGNECNLMKSPQSLVLENLRETLQSSQFEVQPEQSMPPQKGSKTAGQTSALKQMDIGLFFGLKPLKEKKKEEVLDSSSVPPAGEDAGGRRQRRSGQSRRVTKTPGDKDPDLSSASGQQETARGGSRGWRRKGWSRVNADGEVQLPRCPFYKKIPGTKFAIDAFQYGKIEGISAYFLTHFHSDHYGGLTKSSTVPIYCNKITGNLVKSKLRVAEDYVHILPMNTEVVVEGVRLRLLDANHCPGAAMLLFLLPDGQTVLHTGDFRADPSMETYPELLGCRVQTLYLDTTYCSPEYTFPRQQEVINFAANRAFESVTLNPRTLVVCGSYSVGKEKVFLALAEVLGSKVCLSKDKYNTMCCLESEQIKKQITTDWKGAQVHVLPMMHLNFKKLQDHLARFSSQYDQLVAFKPTGWTFSQQVESVEDIQPQISGKISIYGVPYSEHSSFLELKRFVQWLRPLKIIPTVNVGSWASRKAMEECFREWLTETKR from the exons ATGTCACAAAAGGACGACTCTGAAAATGACATTTGGGAGTACAAACCActtcagaagaaaagaaaaagaaacgaCTCGCCGTCTGGGACCAGCAGAAGAAGCACCTCCAAGAAAACCAAGAAACAAACTTCTGTTTCAGTCAAGTCTAATGCAAAcaacaaagcagcagaaagtaGGAATCGGACCACAACCGGTAACGTAGACACCAGAATCAGCTCAAAGTCGCACAATGTTCCCTTAAATGCATCCCAAACGAAAGACTCCACACAAAGTGACAGCAATGCTGCTAGTGAGGAACCATCTGAGGACTTCTGTCCAGTCTGCCAGATGCCCTTCAGCATTTTGGTCGTGCAGACCCAAAGATGGCATATTGCTGAATGTCTGGACAACATCAAGGACACGTGCAAAG AATGTCCAGATGGTCTCCAGTGCTCCTCCACCATTCCAAGCCATTACAAAAACTTCAACCACACGCTCCTCGCCCACAGTCGTGCAAACAGCGACACGGCCATCCTCACTCGGTCCCAGGACGCCGCCGTCAGTCCCAGCCAGGTGACCGTCTGCACGTTTGGAGAGTCACAGGCTTCCTCTCCTCCCTCATCCAGTCACAGTCTCACTGGAACTCCTCCTTCCAAACCAACAAACGGTCTTCTGCTGCTGCGCTCTCCTGGACCTGAAGActttaagaagaagaaaggctGGTCTACTAAACACCAGAAATCTATCGTTTCTTCACAGGAGCTTTCATCTACTCCTGTTAAAGAAAACACTCCAACTGAAGCGTGTGATCCTCTACCTGAGGAGGAATCTAACTCCAAAGATGATGAAGAgatctccttctctcctctgtcGGAACTCCCTGAAACTCTTTTTAACAGCGAtgcatgtaaaaatgaaaactccatGACGCTTTTCAATGACAGCTTTTCTGAGGATGAACTCCTGGTGGATTTTATTGATGGAAATGTGGACGCCACCGGCGTGCCGGGGAGGGATCCGGCCTCCTCAGACGCTCACCTgctttcattttcctcattagCTCGTAATCAAGAAGCTGCTTCCTCATTCGCTGCAAACAGAGACAAGAGTGATGGAAATGAATGCAATTTGATGAAGTCACCTCAGAGTCTTGTTTTGGAGAATCTGAGAGAAACTCTTCAATCCTCACAGTTTGAAGTTCAACCAGAGCAAAGCATGCCGCCTCAGAAGGGGTCCAAAACGGCGGGACAGACCTCTGCTTTGAAGCAGATGGACATCGGCTTGTTTTTTGGCCTCAAACCgctgaaggagaagaagaaagaggaggTTCTCGACAGCTCCTCCGTTCCGCCTGCTGGGGAGGACGCGGGAGGGAGGAGACAAAGGAGAAGCGGGCAAAGCAGAAGGGTTACCAAAACTCCTGGTGATAAAGACCCTGATTTGAGCTCAGCAAGTGGGCAACAAGAAACGGCGAGAGGTGGGAGCCGAGGGTGGAGAAGAAAGGGGTGGAGCAGAGTCAACGCTGATGGAGAAGTACAGCTACCTCGCTGTCCATTCTATAAAAAGATTCCAG gCACCAAGTTCGCCATCGACGCATTTCAGTACGGGAAGATTGAGGGAATTTCTGCATATTTCCTCACACATTTCCACTCGGACCATTATGGAGGACTGACCAAAAGCTCCACAGTTCCTATTTACTGCAACAAA ATCACAGGAAACCTGGTGAAGAGCAAACTGAGGGTGGCTGAGGATTACGTCCACATCCTCCCCATGAACACCGAGGTCGTCGTAGAAGGAGtcaggctccgcctcctggaCGCCAACCA CTGTCCAGGGGCGGCCATGCTGCTGTTCCTCCTGCCCGATGGACAGACGGTCCTCCACACCGGGGACTTCCGAGCCGACCCCTCCATGGAGACGTACCCTGAACTGCTCGGCTGCCGGGTGCAGACGCTCTACTTGGACACCAC CTACTGCAGTCCTGAGTACACGTttcccagacagcaggaggTCATCAACTTTGCAGCCAACAGAGCCTTTGAGTCGGTGACCCTGAATCCCCGAACACTGGTGGTGTGTGGATCCTACTCTGTGGGGAAAGAGAAGGTCTTTCTGG CTCTAGCTGAAGTCTTGGGGTCCAAAGTGTGTCTCTCCAAAGATAAGTACAACACTATGTGCTGCCTGGAATCAGAGCAAATCAAGAAACAAATAACTACCGACTGGAAGGGAGCACAGGTCCATGTGCTTCCCATGATGCACCTCAACTTTAAA AAACTCCAGGATCACTTGGCGCGTTTTTCGAGTCAGTATGACCAGCTGGTGGCCTTCAAACCCACAGGCTGGACCTTCAGCCAGCAGGTGGAATCAGTGGAGGACATTCAGCCTCAGATCAGTGGAAAAATCTCCATTTATg GAGTCCCCTACAGCGAACACAGCAGCTTCCTGGAGCTGAAGCGGTTCGTTCAGTGGCTCAGACCCCTGAAGATCATTCCCACCGTGAACGTTGGCAGCTGGGCCAGCAGGAAAGCCATGGAGGAATGTTTCAGAGAGTGGCTGACGGAAACCAAACGGTAG